A genomic stretch from Empedobacter stercoris includes:
- a CDS encoding SAM hydrolase/SAM-dependent halogenase family protein translates to MAIITLTSDFGVKDYFVSSVKGAILKELADVTIVDISHHVNPYDLAEAAYIIRNSYEEFPEGTIHIVGINALSTPFQKPICALINHHYFICADNGILSLICQKNQPEEIYEITAYPEGIDSLFPMKNCFVPVACHLARGGVPALLGNKRTEMKQLNELNPIYRDDKFIIGNVIYIDHFGNLVTNISKEFFDEMAQDRKFKILLRQKDFSMTDITVIYEHYHEVVQDFNKEVQAFGRTLCLFNSAGFLEVTLYKSNPTISGGANQLMGLKKNDTITIEFEN, encoded by the coding sequence GTGGCAATTATTACATTAACATCGGATTTTGGAGTCAAAGACTACTTTGTTTCTAGCGTTAAAGGCGCAATTCTAAAAGAATTGGCCGATGTTACAATTGTAGACATTTCACACCATGTTAATCCATACGATTTAGCTGAAGCAGCTTACATCATTCGTAATTCCTACGAAGAATTCCCAGAAGGAACCATTCATATTGTTGGAATTAATGCATTAAGCACACCTTTTCAGAAACCAATTTGCGCCTTGATAAATCATCATTATTTTATCTGTGCAGATAACGGAATTTTATCATTGATTTGTCAAAAAAATCAACCTGAAGAAATTTACGAAATCACAGCTTATCCTGAAGGAATTGATAGTTTGTTCCCAATGAAAAACTGTTTTGTCCCTGTTGCTTGTCATTTGGCTCGCGGTGGTGTTCCTGCTTTGTTAGGGAATAAACGAACAGAAATGAAACAACTGAACGAATTAAATCCTATTTACCGCGATGATAAATTTATCATTGGTAATGTGATTTATATTGATCATTTTGGGAATCTTGTGACAAATATTTCGAAAGAGTTTTTTGATGAAATGGCGCAAGATAGAAAATTCAAAATCTTATTACGTCAAAAAGATTTTTCGATGACAGATATTACGGTCATTTACGAGCATTACCATGAAGTGGTACAAGATTTCAACAAAGAGGTACAAGCTTTTGGTCGTACATTGTGTTTGTTCAATTCGGCTGGTTTCTTAGAAGTTACGCTTTACAAAAGTAACCCAACTATTTCGGGAGGAGCAAATCAATTAATGGGATTAAAGAAAAATGATACAATTACAATTGAATTTGAAAATTAA
- a CDS encoding 4Fe-4S dicluster domain-containing protein produces the protein MAIIITDECINCGACEPECPNNAIYEAAVDWKYSDGTSLTGTIVNVDGVTFDADAVQDPVSDEVYYIVPDKCTECKGFHEEPQCAAVCPVDCCVPDDNHVESEERLLSKKAFMHLE, from the coding sequence ATGGCTATAATTATTACAGATGAATGTATAAATTGTGGAGCTTGCGAACCAGAATGTCCAAATAATGCAATTTATGAAGCTGCGGTAGATTGGAAATATTCTGACGGAACTTCTCTAACAGGAACTATTGTAAACGTAGACGGTGTTACTTTTGATGCTGATGCGGTACAAGATCCTGTGAGTGATGAGGTTTATTACATCGTTCCCGATAAATGTACTGAATGTAAAGGTTTCCACGAAGAACCACAATGTGCAGCGGTTTGTCCTGTGGATTGTTGTGTGCCTGATGATAACCACGTAGAAAGCGAAGAACGTCTTTTGAGTAAAAAAGCGTTTATGCACTTAGAGTAA
- a CDS encoding YifB family Mg chelatase-like AAA ATPase codes for MLVKIFASAIFGVSAQTIIVEVNIDQGVGYHLVGLPDSAIKESNFRINAALKNCNLKLPGKKITINMAPADLQKEGSAYDLPIAIGILAASEQIKSEEVGNYIMMGELSLDGSLRPIKGALPIAIQAKEEGFDGIILPKQNADEAAVVEGIHVYAIENIQEVVHFFNHEIELQPHQVDLNAAFFHEIENYPFDFADVKGQENVKRAMEIAAAGGHNIILIGPPGSGKTMLAKRIASILPPMTINEALETTKIHSVAGKLSNKSLIVSRPFSSPHHSISDVALVGGGSYPQPGEISLAHNGVLFLDELPEFKRTVLEVMRQPLEDREVTISRAKFTVNYPASFMLIASMNPSPSGYFMDDPNNTSTLTEMQRYMNKISGPLLDRIDLHIEVNPVPFDDLSQERRGEKSATIRNRVINARKIQTKRFINSKTHYNSQMGPKELDAFCELDEHSKNLIKVVMEKLNLSARAYDRIIRVGRTIADLDDSETILSKHISEAIQYRSLDRNQWM; via the coding sequence ATGTTGGTAAAAATTTTTGCAAGTGCTATTTTCGGTGTTTCCGCTCAAACCATTATTGTCGAAGTAAATATCGATCAAGGTGTTGGTTATCATCTGGTCGGTCTACCCGATAGTGCAATCAAAGAAAGTAATTTTAGAATTAATGCAGCATTAAAAAATTGTAACTTAAAGTTACCTGGAAAAAAAATCACCATTAACATGGCTCCTGCCGATTTACAGAAAGAAGGTTCTGCTTATGATTTACCTATTGCAATTGGAATTTTAGCTGCATCGGAACAAATAAAATCTGAAGAAGTTGGAAACTACATTATGATGGGAGAACTTTCTCTTGACGGTTCGTTGCGTCCTATAAAAGGTGCTTTACCGATTGCAATACAAGCAAAAGAGGAAGGTTTTGACGGAATTATTTTACCCAAACAAAATGCCGATGAAGCAGCTGTCGTAGAAGGCATTCATGTTTATGCCATTGAAAATATACAGGAAGTTGTTCACTTTTTCAATCACGAGATCGAATTGCAACCTCATCAAGTTGATTTGAACGCAGCTTTTTTTCATGAAATTGAAAATTATCCGTTTGATTTTGCAGATGTAAAAGGACAAGAAAATGTAAAACGCGCCATGGAAATTGCCGCAGCTGGTGGTCATAATATTATTTTGATTGGACCTCCTGGAAGTGGAAAAACAATGTTAGCAAAACGTATTGCTTCGATTCTTCCACCGATGACAATTAACGAAGCATTGGAAACGACCAAAATTCATAGCGTAGCTGGAAAATTATCCAACAAATCGTTGATTGTAAGTCGCCCATTCTCATCTCCACACCATTCTATATCTGACGTAGCTTTGGTTGGAGGAGGATCTTATCCTCAACCCGGAGAAATTTCTTTGGCACATAACGGGGTTTTATTTTTGGATGAATTACCTGAGTTTAAACGTACAGTTTTAGAGGTTATGCGACAACCCTTAGAAGATCGAGAAGTAACTATTTCGAGAGCAAAATTCACCGTGAATTATCCTGCAAGTTTTATGTTAATCGCTTCGATGAATCCCAGCCCAAGTGGTTATTTCATGGATGATCCGAATAACACCTCAACACTAACAGAAATGCAACGTTATATGAACAAAATTTCTGGCCCTTTATTGGATCGAATCGATTTACATATCGAAGTTAATCCTGTTCCATTTGATGATTTATCACAAGAACGACGTGGAGAAAAGAGTGCTACAATTCGAAATCGTGTGATTAATGCACGAAAAATTCAGACCAAACGATTTATAAATTCAAAAACTCATTACAATTCGCAAATGGGACCAAAAGAATTAGATGCTTTTTGTGAGTTGGACGAACATTCCAAAAATTTAATCAAAGTGGTGATGGAAAAATTAAATCTTTCTGCTCGTGCCTATGATCGAATTATTAGAGTTGGGCGAACAATTGCAGATTTGGACGATTCTGAAACTATTCTTTCTAAACATATCAGCGAAGCTATTCAATATCGAAGTTTGGATCGAAATCAGTGGATGTAA
- a CDS encoding PhoH family protein, with product MTEINIELAEINAQDFYGANNEHLKRIKEYYPKLKIVARGRELTVFGNEDVLKIFDQKMQRVIQHIHKYNRLSDRELEIIMTEDNNEMLQMKKEDEIIVHGVNGKMIKPQTPNQHKLVQTVYNKDMVFAIGPAGTGKTYTAVALAVQALKNKEVRRIIMTRPAVEAGENLGFLPGDMKDKLDPYLQPLYDALKDMIPFEKLSTYTEKGVIEVAPLAFMRGRTLDDAFVILDEAQNTTYAQMKMFLTRMGKNSKFIITGDPGQVDLPPKQKSGLREAINILKDVKDIGFIYLDDKDVVRHKIVREVLKAYKISEDKEREKIDIKK from the coding sequence TTGACAGAAATTAACATAGAATTAGCGGAAATTAATGCGCAAGATTTTTATGGTGCTAATAATGAACATCTAAAAAGAATCAAAGAATATTATCCAAAACTGAAAATTGTTGCTCGCGGAAGAGAATTAACAGTCTTTGGAAATGAGGATGTTCTGAAAATTTTTGACCAAAAAATGCAACGAGTTATTCAGCATATTCACAAATATAATCGACTATCTGATCGTGAACTTGAAATTATCATGACCGAAGATAATAATGAAATGCTTCAAATGAAAAAAGAAGATGAAATCATTGTTCACGGTGTAAATGGTAAAATGATTAAACCTCAAACGCCTAATCAACACAAATTAGTGCAAACGGTTTATAATAAAGATATGGTATTTGCGATAGGTCCTGCCGGAACTGGAAAAACTTATACAGCAGTTGCCTTAGCTGTACAAGCGTTGAAGAATAAAGAAGTGAGACGAATTATCATGACACGTCCTGCAGTGGAAGCTGGTGAAAATTTAGGTTTTTTACCAGGCGACATGAAAGATAAGTTAGATCCATATTTACAACCATTGTATGATGCGTTAAAAGATATGATTCCGTTTGAGAAACTTTCTACTTACACCGAAAAAGGAGTGATAGAAGTTGCACCTTTGGCATTTATGCGTGGACGAACATTAGATGATGCTTTTGTAATTTTAGATGAAGCTCAGAATACAACTTATGCGCAGATGAAGATGTTTTTGACGCGTATGGGGAAAAATTCTAAGTTCATAATCACTGGAGATCCTGGTCAAGTTGATTTACCTCCAAAACAAAAATCTGGTTTACGTGAAGCGATTAATATATTGAAAGACGTAAAAGATATCGGTTTTATTTATTTAGATGATAAAGATGTTGTTCGACATAAAATTGTTCGTGAAGTCTTGAAAGCTTATAAAATAAGCGAAGACAAAGAACGCGAGAAAATAGATATCAAAAAGTAA
- a CDS encoding CopD family protein, translated as MEPYNYFIYKAIHVIFVVSYFAGLFYVVRLMIYHTETQQMEEPKKSILQDQYTFMEKKLWNVITVPALIILVTMGLNMLYKNQGLLHLPWMKSKLGMVSVLLIYHFWCWRTLKQIQNNIFKYTSVQLRMMNEVATILLFSIVFAVIQKSMFGEYWYWSIISFFGSGVILMLIVRLINRNNKK; from the coding sequence ATGGAACCCTATAATTATTTTATTTACAAAGCAATACACGTTATCTTCGTGGTAAGTTACTTTGCTGGTTTGTTTTATGTTGTTCGTTTGATGATTTATCACACCGAAACACAACAAATGGAAGAACCGAAAAAATCTATTTTGCAGGATCAATATACATTCATGGAAAAAAAACTATGGAATGTAATTACAGTTCCAGCTTTGATAATTTTGGTGACAATGGGACTAAATATGCTTTACAAGAATCAAGGCTTACTACACTTGCCATGGATGAAAAGTAAATTGGGAATGGTGAGTGTTTTATTAATTTACCATTTTTGGTGTTGGCGAACATTGAAACAAATTCAGAACAACATTTTCAAATACACTTCTGTTCAATTACGAATGATGAATGAAGTCGCAACAATTTTACTGTTTTCTATCGTATTTGCCGTTATTCAAAAATCGATGTTTGGAGAATATTGGTATTGGTCTATAATCAGTTTCTTTGGTTCTGGTGTAATACTTATGCTTATTGTGCGTTTAATTAATCGTAATAATAAAAAGTAA
- a CDS encoding ABC transporter permease subunit has protein sequence MWTIFKKEFSNFYLGFTAYLATATFVIVSVLFLWFFDNEFNVFNTGNASLSSFFFIAPWIFLFMIPALTMKLIAEEHANGTLLWLFTLPIKNNQIIWGKYLAVVSIVIFCLLSTFLFTITLQEFLMPEQELDYGTIYAGYLGLFLIGSLFAAIGLFTSSITKNQVMAYVLAVFFCFIIFYGFESLASYNLLGSMDFYVQKIGSFTHYNQFLKGIIDTRDLLYFLILIGILNQISIVNLEHKK, from the coding sequence ATGTGGACAATCTTCAAAAAAGAATTTTCCAATTTTTATTTAGGCTTCACTGCTTATTTAGCTACCGCTACTTTCGTAATCGTTTCGGTATTATTTCTTTGGTTTTTCGATAACGAATTCAATGTTTTTAATACAGGAAATGCCTCATTAAGTAGTTTCTTTTTTATAGCGCCTTGGATTTTCTTATTTATGATTCCAGCCTTAACGATGAAACTAATTGCAGAAGAGCACGCAAACGGCACTTTATTGTGGTTATTCACACTACCTATAAAAAACAATCAAATTATTTGGGGCAAATATTTAGCAGTTGTTTCAATTGTTATTTTCTGTTTACTATCAACTTTTTTGTTCACCATTACGTTACAAGAGTTTTTGATGCCTGAACAAGAATTAGATTACGGAACTATTTACGCTGGTTATTTGGGGCTTTTCTTGATAGGAAGTTTATTTGCTGCGATAGGTTTATTCACCTCATCAATCACAAAAAATCAAGTAATGGCGTATGTTTTAGCCGTTTTCTTTTGTTTCATCATTTTCTATGGATTCGAAAGTTTAGCGTCATATAATTTACTTGGATCGATGGATTTTTATGTTCAAAAAATTGGAAGTTTTACACATTACAACCAATTCTTGAAAGGAATTATTGACACCCGAGATTTACTTTACTTTTTGATTTTAATTGGAATCCTAAATCAAATTTCAATTGTTAATCTTGAACATAAAAAATAG
- the pdhA gene encoding pyruvate dehydrogenase (acetyl-transferring) E1 component subunit alpha: protein MEKLTQETYLQWYRDMTFWRRFEDKCRSLYLKQKIRGFLHLYNGQEALPAGFIHAMKPGVDHVITAYRCHVWPMALGVDPKRILAELCGKETGTSHGLGGSMHVFSKEHNFYGGHGIVGGQIPLGAGIAFGDKFFNRDGVTICLMGDGATRQGTLHETFNMAMNWKLPVVFVCENNQYAMGTSVSRTANHEDIWKLGLGYEMPCMPVDGMDPVKVAEAAYEAIERARRGDGPTFLDVRTYRYRGHSMSDAEPYRTKEEVEEYKQEDPILNVENHILVNNWATKEQLDAIVDEVKVLVEECAEFAEKSDYPQENVMYDYIYSEENYPFLDKIENN, encoded by the coding sequence ATGGAAAAATTAACGCAGGAAACGTACCTACAATGGTATCGTGATATGACTTTTTGGCGTCGCTTCGAAGATAAGTGTCGTTCATTATATTTAAAACAAAAAATTAGAGGATTCTTACATTTATACAATGGGCAAGAAGCTTTACCAGCTGGTTTTATTCATGCGATGAAACCTGGTGTAGATCATGTGATTACAGCGTATCGTTGCCACGTTTGGCCAATGGCTTTGGGAGTAGATCCTAAGCGTATCTTAGCCGAGTTATGTGGAAAAGAAACAGGAACATCTCATGGTTTAGGAGGTTCTATGCACGTTTTCAGTAAAGAACATAATTTTTATGGTGGACACGGAATCGTAGGTGGACAGATTCCATTAGGAGCAGGTATTGCTTTTGGTGATAAATTCTTCAACCGCGATGGTGTAACAATTTGTTTGATGGGAGATGGTGCAACTCGTCAAGGAACATTACATGAAACATTTAACATGGCGATGAACTGGAAATTACCAGTAGTTTTTGTGTGTGAAAATAATCAATACGCGATGGGTACTTCTGTTTCTCGTACAGCTAACCACGAAGATATTTGGAAATTAGGTTTAGGTTATGAAATGCCTTGTATGCCTGTAGATGGTATGGATCCTGTAAAAGTTGCGGAAGCTGCTTACGAAGCGATTGAAAGAGCGCGTCGTGGTGATGGACCAACTTTCTTAGATGTTCGTACATATCGTTATAGAGGTCACTCAATGTCAGATGCAGAACCGTATCGTACAAAAGAGGAGGTGGAAGAATACAAACAAGAAGATCCAATCTTGAATGTAGAAAATCATATCTTAGTGAACAATTGGGCAACGAAAGAACAATTGGATGCAATTGTTGATGAAGTAAAAGTTTTAGTAGAAGAATGTGCAGAGTTTGCAGAAAAATCTGACTATCCTCAAGAAAACGTAATGTATGATTATATCTATTCTGAAGAAAATTATCCATTTTTAGATAAAATCGAAAACAACTAA
- a CDS encoding cytidine deaminase yields the protein MKKEKYSFEFDRFENKNELEAEQKKVVDQALEISHQAYAPYSNFKVGAAVQLENGEIFSSSNQENASYPVGACAERGLLAYVNANFPNIKIEKLAVSTPNVNYPLPPCGMCRQYILEIEKKQAQPIELILSGNEGEVLVVNSAKDLLPLHFTDEFLG from the coding sequence ATGAAAAAAGAAAAATATTCTTTTGAATTTGATCGATTCGAAAATAAAAATGAGCTTGAGGCTGAACAAAAAAAAGTAGTTGATCAAGCTTTAGAAATCTCTCATCAAGCCTATGCACCTTACTCTAATTTTAAAGTTGGTGCCGCGGTTCAATTAGAAAATGGAGAAATTTTTTCGAGTTCAAACCAAGAAAATGCTTCTTACCCTGTTGGTGCTTGTGCTGAAAGAGGTTTGTTGGCTTATGTAAATGCAAACTTCCCTAATATTAAAATAGAAAAATTAGCCGTTTCTACACCAAATGTCAACTATCCATTACCGCCCTGTGGAATGTGTCGTCAGTATATTTTAGAAATCGAAAAGAAACAAGCGCAACCAATCGAATTAATCTTATCCGGAAACGAAGGTGAAGTTTTAGTGGTTAATTCTGCTAAAGATTTGCTCCCATTGCATTTTACAGATGAATTTTTAGGGTAG
- the gldG gene encoding gliding motility-associated ABC transporter substrate-binding protein GldG, which translates to MKKLNKQHLITFVALITLFVIAQFVYTRIDMTKDKRFTLTSTTEKLVENVKQPLKIEILLGGDLTGDYRILKNEIQFLLDELREKNSNITYSFVDPIDLGQTELEQNRLTPVPIKTDKGVLNVYPYAKLTYDDHSTYMEVLVNDPSTPFEQLALASTEKLEYLFAEKIQKATNFERKRVGFIVHHDELPEVHIQGLGTALSEKYDVEVYLNPIVNKTFSFQPSDLDSLKRFDALIVAKPTLPFSDMDKLVLDQYIMNGGKMMMAVETVDAEMDSIFRSGKIVAFPRDLKLNDFLFNYGVRIHSAVIKDMNGAQIVLADGETAGNTSYNYYNWPYFELGIKGEENPITSSIDPVLFQFANPIELLKNPNIKQTVLLSTSEQSSLKPALNYIELNEVDIENPEEFKMGKIPMAVLVEGNFNSAYASRYERKEFPNFKPKATDGKMIVISDGDVLKNALWRGIPMQLGENKFSVRPDNPDGKPKTYANQTFVMNAMDYLLGDADFLALRNRKLEIPLLSETTVLQEKSTWQMINLIVPTFIIALLGGIGYFIRKRRYS; encoded by the coding sequence ATGAAAAAATTAAACAAACAACATCTAATTACTTTCGTTGCATTAATCACACTTTTTGTCATCGCTCAATTTGTTTATACACGAATTGATATGACGAAAGACAAACGTTTTACCTTAACTTCTACAACCGAAAAATTAGTAGAAAATGTAAAACAACCGCTTAAAATTGAAATCCTTTTGGGTGGAGATTTAACAGGCGATTACAGAATTTTGAAGAACGAAATTCAATTTTTGTTAGACGAACTTCGCGAAAAAAATAGCAATATTACCTATTCTTTTGTTGATCCTATCGATTTAGGTCAAACGGAATTGGAACAAAATAGATTAACGCCTGTTCCGATTAAAACGGACAAAGGTGTATTGAATGTTTATCCTTATGCCAAATTAACATACGATGATCATTCTACTTATATGGAGGTTTTGGTCAACGATCCTTCTACTCCATTTGAGCAATTAGCCTTAGCTTCAACAGAAAAATTAGAATATTTATTTGCTGAAAAAATTCAGAAAGCAACAAATTTCGAACGCAAACGAGTTGGTTTTATCGTTCATCACGACGAATTACCAGAAGTTCATATTCAGGGTTTAGGAACTGCTTTATCGGAGAAATACGACGTAGAAGTCTACCTAAATCCGATTGTAAATAAAACGTTCTCATTTCAACCATCTGACTTGGATAGCTTGAAACGTTTTGATGCCTTGATTGTTGCTAAACCAACATTACCTTTTTCTGATATGGATAAATTGGTTTTGGATCAATATATCATGAATGGAGGAAAAATGATGATGGCTGTTGAAACAGTTGATGCCGAAATGGATTCTATTTTTCGAAGTGGAAAAATAGTTGCCTTTCCAAGAGATTTAAAATTGAATGATTTCTTGTTTAATTATGGTGTACGTATTCATTCTGCGGTAATCAAAGACATGAATGGTGCGCAAATTGTTTTGGCAGATGGTGAAACAGCAGGAAACACAAGTTACAATTATTACAATTGGCCTTATTTCGAATTGGGAATAAAAGGTGAAGAAAATCCCATTACAAGTTCAATTGATCCTGTTTTATTTCAATTTGCGAATCCAATCGAATTGTTAAAAAATCCGAATATTAAACAGACTGTATTATTAAGTACTTCTGAACAATCGAGTTTGAAACCTGCATTAAATTACATTGAACTAAATGAAGTAGACATCGAAAATCCCGAAGAATTTAAAATGGGTAAAATTCCGATGGCTGTTTTAGTAGAAGGAAACTTTAATTCGGCTTATGCATCACGATACGAACGCAAAGAATTCCCGAATTTTAAACCAAAAGCAACAGATGGAAAAATGATTGTTATTTCGGATGGAGATGTCTTAAAAAATGCTTTATGGAGAGGCATTCCAATGCAATTGGGAGAAAATAAATTTTCGGTTCGTCCAGACAATCCAGATGGAAAGCCAAAAACATACGCCAACCAAACTTTTGTGATGAATGCGATGGATTACCTTTTAGGCGATGCTGATTTCTTGGCTTTACGAAATCGTAAATTAGAAATTCCGTTGTTGAGTGAAACAACTGTTTTACAAGAGAAATCGACTTGGCAAATGATTAATTTAATTGTTCCGACTTTTATTATTGCGCTTTTAGGTGGAATTGGTTACTTTATTAGAAAAAGAAGATATTCATAA
- a CDS encoding acyl-CoA reductase: MTFEQRISAFSELGQFFNFIINNDSIKDNELTEKFGKWKEEIDYTISDAEAYNNWFTKENIMLALKSWAEALTTDHLLAWTKNYPFTDTPKNVGIIMAGNLPLVGFHDLLSVVVSGNNALIKTSSKDDKLMKFVIKFLHSLNENFKSIIQPIERLVDFDAVIATGSNNTARYFEQYFGKVPNIIRKNRTSVAVLNGTETEEELKELGNDLFIYFGLGCRNVTKLYIKDEAQLHRVYEAILHWGDIINHPKYANNYDYNRAIYLLGKDEFLDNNFVMMKKDTSLHSAIAVINFEVYQDINEVKNFLRENEDQIQCVVGNDMKDNPNYVDFGQTQFPKLTDYADNIDTLKFLAEL, translated from the coding sequence ATGACATTTGAACAAAGGATTTCAGCATTTAGCGAATTAGGACAGTTTTTTAATTTTATTATAAATAATGATTCGATTAAAGACAACGAACTAACAGAAAAATTCGGAAAATGGAAAGAAGAAATAGACTATACAATTAGCGATGCAGAAGCCTACAACAATTGGTTTACAAAAGAAAATATTATGTTAGCCTTGAAAAGTTGGGCTGAAGCTTTGACGACTGATCATTTATTGGCTTGGACAAAAAATTATCCCTTTACGGATACGCCAAAAAATGTTGGAATTATCATGGCAGGAAATTTACCTTTGGTCGGTTTTCATGATTTGCTTTCTGTTGTTGTATCTGGAAATAATGCCTTGATTAAAACATCTTCGAAAGATGATAAATTAATGAAATTTGTGATTAAATTTCTTCATTCGTTAAACGAAAATTTCAAATCAATTATTCAACCAATTGAACGTTTAGTCGATTTCGATGCAGTTATTGCGACAGGTAGTAACAATACAGCACGTTATTTTGAGCAATATTTTGGAAAAGTACCGAACATTATTCGTAAAAACAGAACTTCTGTTGCGGTTTTGAATGGTACAGAAACGGAAGAAGAATTAAAAGAATTAGGAAACGATTTGTTCATCTATTTTGGTTTAGGCTGTCGTAATGTAACCAAACTTTATATAAAAGATGAAGCACAATTGCATAGAGTTTATGAAGCTATTTTACATTGGGGCGACATCATCAATCATCCGAAGTATGCGAATAATTACGATTATAATCGTGCCATTTATTTATTAGGAAAAGATGAATTCTTGGACAATAATTTTGTTATGATGAAAAAAGACACTTCTTTGCATTCTGCGATAGCTGTGATAAATTTTGAAGTTTATCAAGACATAAATGAAGTTAAAAACTTTTTGAGAGAAAATGAAGATCAAATACAATGTGTGGTTGGAAATGATATGAAAGACAATCCGAATTATGTTGATTTTGGACAAACACAATTCCCGAAATTAACCGATTACGCTGATAATATAGATACACTAAAGTTTTTGGCTGAGTTATAA